One window from the genome of Polynucleobacter sp. MWH-Svant-W18 encodes:
- a CDS encoding DMT family transporter — translation MHQLNLATISNLLIATALWAGNAIAGRILVSSAAVSPVTLSAVRWGLAALLLLPLGWRVFAPQSALWQNKKRFLLLGLFGVGSYNVLLYLALETSTAINVTLIGASMPIWMLFIGAVFYQTKPSALQLLGAVVSLLGVAIVLTRGELSTLLSMQMVAGDLLIMLATILWAFYSWMLSRPGTSTERQWPWAQFLMAQVFVGLLWTGFFDGFEIAAGDAYLHLNLWTASLILFVAVGPSLIAYRCWGLGVNGAGPTVAAFFANFIPLFTAILSAAMLGEPPQLFHGAAFALIVGGIVISARKQ, via the coding sequence ATTGCCACCGCCCTATGGGCTGGTAATGCGATTGCGGGACGAATTTTGGTCTCTAGCGCTGCAGTTTCCCCGGTGACTTTGAGTGCGGTTCGCTGGGGTTTAGCTGCATTACTGTTATTGCCTCTGGGTTGGCGTGTTTTTGCTCCCCAAAGTGCTTTATGGCAAAACAAGAAACGGTTTTTACTGTTAGGCCTATTTGGTGTTGGAAGCTATAACGTTCTCTTATATCTCGCCCTAGAAACTTCTACCGCAATCAATGTGACTTTGATTGGTGCCAGTATGCCGATTTGGATGTTATTTATCGGCGCGGTTTTTTATCAAACCAAACCTAGTGCGTTGCAGTTGCTGGGAGCAGTAGTTTCTTTATTGGGAGTAGCAATTGTTTTAACTAGAGGTGAATTAAGCACCTTACTCTCGATGCAGATGGTTGCTGGGGATCTCTTAATCATGTTGGCCACCATCTTGTGGGCCTTCTACAGTTGGATGTTAAGTCGTCCCGGAACCAGTACCGAGCGCCAATGGCCGTGGGCTCAATTTTTAATGGCACAAGTTTTTGTCGGTTTGTTGTGGACGGGATTTTTTGATGGCTTTGAGATTGCTGCTGGCGATGCGTATTTGCATTTGAATCTCTGGACAGCCTCCTTAATTCTGTTTGTTGCGGTAGGCCCATCACTGATTGCATATCGCTGCTGGGGATTGGGTGTCAATGGAGCAGGGCCTACGGTTGCTGCTTTCTTTGCCAACTTCATCCCTTTGTTTACGGCAATTTTGTCGGCTGCCATGCTGGGAGAGCCCCCGCAGTTATTTCATGGTGCGGCATTTGCTTTGATCGTAGGCGGGATTGTGATTTCCGCCAGGAAGCAGTAA
- a CDS encoding aminotransferase class V-fold PLP-dependent enzyme: protein MPGLLPNVDPDGLLEFSVVYTDRSLNHMSEEFKRVMVDISSVLKDAYNASSAVIVPGSGTFGMEAVARQFANNEKCLVLRNGWFSYRWTQIFDLANITSDVTVIKGRQLEAATQGVFAPAPIEEVIAFIQKEKPAVVFAPHVETSAGIILPDDYLKAVGEAVRSVGGLFVLDCIASGAMWVDMKACNVDVLITAPQKGWSSSPCCALIALGDRAREKIESTQSSSFSMDLKKWLQIMEAYEKGGHVYHTTMATDALKILRNVMKETQALGFAALKAKQVELGLKVRELLVSKGFHSVAAAGFQAPCVVVSYTKDPDIQSGKKFIALGLQTAAGVPLQCDERPDFRTFRIGLFGLEKLAHVDRTVGHLAGALEKITEAEAQPA from the coding sequence ATGCCAGGTTTACTCCCCAACGTTGATCCAGACGGTTTATTAGAGTTCTCGGTTGTTTATACCGATCGCTCCTTAAATCACATGTCTGAAGAGTTCAAGCGTGTAATGGTCGATATTTCCAGCGTCCTGAAAGATGCCTATAACGCCAGCTCTGCAGTGATTGTTCCCGGTAGCGGTACTTTTGGCATGGAAGCTGTTGCTCGTCAATTTGCTAACAATGAAAAATGCTTAGTCCTACGCAATGGTTGGTTTAGCTATCGTTGGACCCAAATTTTTGACTTAGCCAATATCACCAGTGATGTCACAGTCATTAAAGGTCGTCAATTAGAGGCAGCTACTCAAGGTGTATTTGCTCCGGCCCCAATTGAAGAGGTAATCGCCTTTATTCAAAAAGAAAAGCCAGCAGTAGTATTTGCGCCGCATGTGGAAACCTCTGCAGGCATCATCCTGCCTGATGATTACCTCAAGGCAGTCGGCGAGGCAGTTCGTTCCGTTGGCGGCTTATTTGTTTTGGATTGCATCGCTTCCGGTGCCATGTGGGTGGACATGAAGGCCTGCAATGTTGATGTCTTGATTACTGCACCCCAAAAAGGTTGGAGTAGTTCACCATGCTGCGCATTGATTGCTTTAGGTGATAGAGCGCGTGAGAAAATTGAAAGCACACAAAGCAGTAGCTTCTCTATGGATCTCAAGAAGTGGTTGCAGATTATGGAAGCTTATGAAAAGGGTGGCCATGTGTATCACACCACTATGGCGACAGATGCACTGAAGATCTTGCGCAATGTGATGAAAGAAACCCAAGCATTGGGCTTTGCTGCATTGAAAGCCAAGCAAGTTGAGCTAGGCTTAAAGGTTCGTGAGCTCTTGGTATCCAAAGGTTTTCACTCTGTGGCTGCTGCAGGATTCCAGGCCCCTTGTGTTGTGGTGAGTTATACCAAGGACCCCGATATTCAATCTGGTAAAAAGTTCATTGCCCTCGGTTTGCAAACTGCTGCCGGCGTACCTCTGCAGTGCGACGAAAGACCGGACTTCCGCACCTTCCGTATTGGTCTATTTGGGCTAGAGAAGTTGGCCCATGTCGATCGTACCGTGGGTCATTTGGCTGGGGCACTAGAGAAAATTACTGAGGCTGAAGCCCAACCTGCGTAA
- a CDS encoding protein tyrosine phosphatase has translation MISRIARFSLATLIAAAIGVSPISVMAADPAPAPAPMAAPAAAPAEAPMSKAAEKKAAKKAKKEKKAEKKAKKKSKKKAKAAAEPAAQ, from the coding sequence ATGATTTCTCGTATTGCTCGTTTTAGCTTGGCCACCCTAATTGCTGCTGCGATTGGTGTTTCCCCAATTTCAGTGATGGCTGCTGATCCTGCGCCAGCACCAGCTCCAATGGCTGCCCCGGCCGCTGCTCCTGCTGAAGCACCGATGAGCAAAGCTGCCGAGAAGAAGGCTGCGAAAAAAGCCAAGAAAGAAAAGAAAGCTGAGAAAAAAGCCAAGAAGAAGTCTAAGAAAAAAGCTAAGGCTGCTGCAGAGCCAGCCGCACAGTAA
- a CDS encoding NAD(P)H-hydrate dehydratase, producing MSLQSNPLNTLSLAKNLRRLPAEHKGNAGKALLIGGAPGMAGALLLAGNACLHLGAGWTILEMLDPASAHAMMNSPELMIQLANPEPQAALVNLQPDLIAIGPGLGTSVQASEWLKATLAYPKIPLVIDADAINLIAQSPELLNALQARNQMFPGQSVLTPHPGEAAKLLHCTAEIIQIDRLSALEKLLSLTQSIIVLKGQHTLIASPGHSFQECQAGNPGMGTGGMGDALTGTIAAIAVQGVRHQLNLSQSTELAVQLHATAADSLVAKGIGPLGLTPSETILEMRRLLNQWAQE from the coding sequence ATGAGTCTGCAAAGTAATCCACTTAATACGCTGTCATTAGCCAAAAATTTAAGGCGCCTTCCAGCCGAACATAAAGGCAATGCCGGTAAAGCCCTGCTCATTGGGGGAGCACCCGGAATGGCGGGCGCCCTTTTGCTTGCAGGTAATGCATGCCTGCATTTAGGTGCAGGTTGGACTATTCTCGAAATGCTCGATCCAGCCTCTGCTCACGCAATGATGAATTCTCCTGAGCTGATGATTCAGTTAGCAAACCCCGAACCTCAAGCGGCTCTGGTAAACCTTCAGCCAGACCTCATTGCAATTGGTCCTGGACTTGGAACATCTGTACAAGCATCGGAGTGGTTAAAAGCCACGCTGGCTTACCCCAAGATCCCTTTAGTCATTGATGCTGATGCCATTAATCTCATTGCTCAGTCTCCTGAGCTCTTGAATGCACTTCAAGCGCGCAATCAAATGTTCCCAGGCCAATCTGTACTGACGCCACACCCTGGGGAAGCAGCTAAGCTTCTCCATTGCACTGCTGAAATTATTCAGATTGATCGCCTGAGTGCTTTGGAAAAATTACTGTCTCTCACGCAGTCCATCATTGTCTTAAAGGGTCAACACACTTTGATAGCCTCCCCTGGCCACTCCTTCCAGGAGTGCCAGGCAGGCAACCCTGGCATGGGAACTGGTGGCATGGGAGATGCCCTGACTGGAACTATTGCAGCAATTGCGGTTCAAGGGGTTCGGCATCAACTCAATCTATCGCAATCTACTGAGCTCGCTGTTCAACTTCATGCCACAGCTGCTGATAGTCTGGTTGCCAAAGGTATTGGCCCGTTGGGCTTAACACCCTCTGAAACGATTTTAGAAATGCGTCGTTTACTCAACCAATGGGCGCAAGAGTAG
- a CDS encoding ABC transporter substrate-binding protein — MSMMNSSALKSFAPSGTLRVGINLGNPLLANEDAAGKLSGVTIDIANEIAQRIKLPLQLIPFKTAGATVDGIKSGDIDLVFVAIDPVRGADISYTPAYIQIEGAYMVKVSSPLQSNDQVDVAGSEIVVGKGSAYDLYLTREIQHARLFRAVSSQAVVDDFMSGIGNVAAGVKQQLESDAKRYDGLRMLPGRFMVINQAIGIPKARLGFEDITAYLSELIAELKQSGFVSEAMQHHHIQGAKVAD, encoded by the coding sequence ATGTCAATGATGAACTCTAGCGCCCTCAAATCTTTTGCTCCTAGCGGCACACTGCGTGTTGGTATCAATCTCGGAAATCCATTGCTAGCCAATGAAGACGCCGCCGGTAAATTGAGTGGCGTGACGATTGATATTGCCAATGAGATTGCGCAACGCATCAAGCTGCCCTTACAACTGATTCCATTTAAGACTGCGGGTGCAACCGTCGATGGTATTAAAAGTGGCGATATTGATTTAGTGTTTGTGGCAATTGATCCTGTCAGGGGTGCGGATATTAGCTATACCCCAGCCTATATTCAGATTGAGGGTGCTTATATGGTGAAAGTCTCTTCCCCCTTGCAAAGTAACGATCAGGTAGATGTGGCCGGTAGCGAAATCGTTGTGGGTAAAGGGAGTGCTTACGATCTTTACCTCACCCGAGAAATTCAACATGCCAGACTATTCAGAGCGGTTAGCTCACAAGCTGTAGTGGATGATTTCATGTCAGGCATAGGCAATGTTGCTGCTGGTGTCAAACAACAATTAGAAAGTGATGCTAAACGTTACGATGGCTTACGCATGCTTCCTGGGCGCTTTATGGTGATCAATCAAGCAATTGGCATTCCAAAAGCCAGGCTAGGTTTTGAAGATATAACAGCATATTTAAGCGAACTGATTGCCGAGCTCAAGCAGTCAGGATTTGTGTCGGAAGCGATGCAACATCACCATATTCAAGGCGCTAAAGTGGCAGACTAA